One window from the genome of Enterobacteriaceae bacterium Kacie_13 encodes:
- a CDS encoding transporter, whose product MTQDYRFFAATRRRYYALLFEQRTRSGRRMETFWIAVSLLSVVVLFFESSASDLFPNTPDILWRFGLLELGFTALFTVEYVLRVFCSPRKTHYPVSFFGIIDLCTILPMYILWLMPSLAGATNLVVLVRLLRVLRVLRVLKLLRYMNDAGILWRSLMRARRKLSIFFGFVAIILCLFGGLMFAVEEGKDGFTSLGASVYWAVVTLTTVGYGDITPHTATGRILASILILLGYSIIAVPTGILTAYMSQELEKGRAARSCQICLHSGHESDAKFCAHCGAVLEADRSQPVDK is encoded by the coding sequence ATGACTCAGGACTATCGCTTTTTCGCGGCAACCCGCCGCCGATATTATGCCCTTTTGTTTGAACAACGCACCCGTAGCGGACGCAGGATGGAAACATTCTGGATAGCGGTGTCATTACTGAGCGTCGTCGTGTTGTTTTTCGAATCCAGTGCGAGCGATCTGTTCCCCAATACGCCGGACATTCTCTGGCGCTTCGGTCTGCTTGAGCTCGGCTTCACTGCGCTGTTCACCGTGGAGTACGTGCTGCGTGTGTTCTGCTCGCCGCGTAAAACCCACTATCCGGTGAGTTTCTTCGGCATTATCGATCTCTGCACTATTTTACCGATGTACATCTTATGGCTGATGCCGTCACTGGCCGGTGCCACCAATCTGGTTGTCCTCGTGCGGTTGTTGCGGGTCCTGCGCGTACTGCGGGTGTTGAAACTCCTGCGCTACATGAATGATGCGGGCATCCTCTGGCGCAGCCTGATGCGCGCACGGCGCAAGCTGAGCATCTTCTTTGGCTTTGTGGCGATCATTTTGTGCCTGTTCGGCGGGCTGATGTTCGCGGTAGAAGAGGGTAAGGACGGATTCACCTCGCTGGGCGCGTCGGTGTACTGGGCGGTGGTCACGCTAACTACGGTGGGCTACGGTGATATCACGCCGCATACGGCGACTGGCAGAATACTGGCTTCCATCCTCATTCTGTTGGGCTATTCCATCATTGCGGTACCAACCGGCATTCTGACAGCTTATATGTCACAAGAGTTGGAAAAGGGACGGGCGGCCCGTTCTTGTCAGATTTGTCTGCATTCTGGTCACGAATCTGATGCAAAATTTTGCGCGCATTGTGGCGCGGTTCTTGAAGCAGATAGATCCCAACCTGTTGATAAATAG
- a CDS encoding alcohol dehydrogenase catalytic domain-containing protein, with translation MTLNVRGFAALSADAPLAPHNFVRRDPRDTDVVIDILYCGVCHSDIHQARNEWHQSIYPMVPGHEIIGRVKQVGAKVSNFKVGEFVGVGCMVDSCQHCESCAESLEQYCEEGATMTYNSYDRHDNMMTYGGYSEQIVVAEKFVLHVSEKLDIKSAAPLLCAGITTFSPLKHWKVGKGHKVAVVGLGGLGHMGLKFAKALGADVTLFTRSKGKEQEAYRLGADHVVLSTDEEQMAAVKSHFDFILDTVPNAHDLNPYLDTLKRDGTHILVGLIEPIEPALHSGKLVMGRKTVAGSLIGGIAETQEMLDFCAEHGITCDVEMIDMQDINGAYERMLKSDVKYRFVVDMASLKNA, from the coding sequence ATGACTCTTAACGTTCGTGGTTTCGCTGCACTTTCAGCGGATGCGCCTCTTGCGCCTCATAATTTTGTTCGCCGTGACCCGCGTGATACCGACGTTGTGATCGATATTCTGTACTGCGGCGTGTGCCATTCAGATATCCACCAGGCGCGCAATGAATGGCACCAAAGTATCTATCCGATGGTGCCGGGACACGAAATCATCGGCCGCGTGAAGCAGGTCGGTGCGAAAGTCAGCAACTTTAAAGTCGGCGAGTTTGTCGGTGTTGGTTGTATGGTCGATTCTTGTCAGCACTGTGAATCCTGCGCAGAAAGCCTGGAACAGTATTGTGAAGAAGGCGCAACCATGACTTATAACAGCTACGATCGTCATGACAACATGATGACCTACGGCGGTTATTCTGAACAAATCGTGGTAGCAGAAAAATTCGTTCTGCATGTTTCCGAAAAACTGGATATCAAATCCGCCGCACCGCTGCTGTGTGCCGGTATCACCACCTTCTCTCCGCTGAAACATTGGAAAGTCGGCAAAGGCCATAAAGTGGCGGTTGTCGGTCTGGGCGGTCTCGGCCACATGGGTCTGAAATTCGCTAAAGCGCTGGGTGCTGATGTGACATTGTTCACTCGCTCAAAAGGTAAAGAGCAGGAAGCGTACCGTCTGGGTGCTGACCATGTCGTGTTGTCTACCGATGAAGAGCAGATGGCGGCCGTGAAAAGCCACTTCGACTTCATCCTCGACACCGTGCCAAACGCGCATGATCTCAACCCGTATCTGGATACCCTGAAACGCGACGGTACCCACATTCTGGTCGGCCTGATCGAACCCATCGAACCTGCGCTGCACAGCGGTAAACTGGTGATGGGCCGCAAAACCGTGGCCGGTTCCCTGATTGGCGGTATCGCAGAAACTCAGGAAATGCTGGATTTCTGTGCTGAACACGGCATCACCTGTGACGTGGAGATGATCGACATGCAGGACATCAACGGCGCCTACGAACGTATGCTCAAAAGCGACGTGAAATACCGCTTTGTTGTCGACATGGCTTCATTGAAAAACGCGTAA
- a CDS encoding glucuronyl hydrolase, producing the protein MTMNIVTENLLPVELNQPDRIAFAEKMQRARRTVLSKISRNLKKFGDKFPAENCENGHYKLTENVEWTTSFWTGQLWLAWEMTGDDRYRHAAEKQVTSFGNRIANRIDTATHDLGFLYSLSCVSAYKLTGNRQARGFALLAAEALMERFNTKAKIIQAWGDLQDPEQAGRMIIDCNMNLPLLYWASEQTGESRFADAARAHAEQAAKYIVRPDASTYHTYYMDTVTGEPRFGNTHQGYADDSCWSRGQAWGIYGFLLSYRYTGDEDQVELSRRLAHYFLNRLPEDDVCHWDLALLGTDAVRDSSAAAIAVCGLLDLATTLPATDDKRACYEEMALRIMDSLTDNYLAHDEEDCDGLLKHSVYHMASGKGVDECCSWGDYFYVEALVRLTQCWQSYW; encoded by the coding sequence ATGACGATGAACATCGTGACAGAGAATTTGTTGCCGGTTGAACTGAATCAGCCAGACCGGATCGCTTTTGCCGAAAAAATGCAGCGAGCGCGCCGGACGGTGCTGAGCAAAATTTCACGCAACCTGAAAAAATTCGGTGATAAGTTCCCGGCGGAAAACTGTGAAAACGGCCATTACAAACTGACTGAAAACGTCGAGTGGACCACCAGCTTCTGGACCGGTCAGCTGTGGCTGGCGTGGGAGATGACTGGGGACGATCGCTACCGTCATGCGGCGGAGAAGCAAGTGACTTCGTTTGGCAATCGCATTGCCAACCGCATTGATACCGCGACGCACGATCTGGGTTTTCTGTACAGCTTGTCCTGCGTCAGTGCTTACAAGCTGACCGGCAATCGTCAGGCGCGCGGCTTTGCGCTGCTGGCCGCTGAAGCCCTGATGGAACGCTTCAACACCAAAGCCAAAATCATTCAGGCATGGGGCGATTTACAAGATCCGGAACAGGCCGGGCGTATGATTATCGACTGCAACATGAACCTGCCCCTGCTGTACTGGGCGAGTGAGCAAACCGGAGAATCCCGCTTCGCCGACGCCGCGCGCGCGCATGCCGAACAGGCAGCGAAATATATCGTTCGCCCGGACGCCTCGACGTACCACACGTATTACATGGACACCGTGACCGGTGAACCGCGTTTCGGCAATACGCATCAGGGATACGCAGATGACTCCTGCTGGTCGCGCGGCCAGGCGTGGGGGATCTACGGATTCCTGCTCAGTTATCGCTACACTGGCGATGAAGATCAGGTCGAACTATCGCGGCGCCTGGCGCATTACTTCCTCAATCGTTTACCCGAAGATGACGTGTGCCACTGGGATTTAGCCCTGCTCGGGACAGATGCCGTGCGTGACAGCTCCGCGGCGGCGATTGCAGTCTGCGGGTTGCTGGATTTGGCTACCACCCTGCCCGCCACTGATGATAAGCGCGCCTGTTATGAAGAAATGGCGTTGCGCATCATGGATTCCCTGACTGACAATTACCTTGCACACGACGAGGAAGATTGTGACGGATTGCTTAAACATTCGGTGTATCACATGGCCAGCGGCAAGGGTGTAGATGAATGCTGCAGCTGGGGCGACTATTTTTACGTTGAAGCCCTGGTACGCCTGACGCAATGCTGGCAGTCGTACTGGTAA
- a CDS encoding MFS transporter, whose protein sequence is MKAIKTASKSAYYKMSSFIFLYFFTWSSSFGLYALWLGQKAGLDSMSIGTVFAINGVFAVIMKPVYGYIMDKIGMSKSLLYFVVLVSALMAPFFIFVYQPLLESHLMTGIIVGALYLSLGWYAGVAASESYADRFSRLYHMEFGQVRMWGSLGWALAASFSGLLFNLSPAWNFGLSSATSLVMLGVLLSLKIGNEELKNNDVIAQQKIVFSDVILLLKNRKFWMFSLYVAGVAWMMFVAEQQFSRYFVTFFETKEQGNAWYGYLSTVQSGFEFLMMMAIPFLVNYFGAKKGLLMVGAVVGIRLIASGLTNDPLLISIIKPFYGLEISLLLISVFKYIAEHFSKRVNATMYLLGYQAMIYVGSIVIAPPAGYLYQRIGFEHTYLIMGGIALFFTLVSAFTLSACQSRRNGIPAVTEKPKDLNELTPAKH, encoded by the coding sequence ATGAAAGCCATAAAAACAGCCAGTAAATCGGCTTACTATAAAATGAGTAGCTTTATATTCCTGTACTTCTTCACATGGTCTTCCAGCTTCGGGCTTTACGCCCTGTGGCTTGGGCAAAAAGCCGGGCTGGACAGCATGAGCATTGGTACCGTTTTTGCCATCAACGGTGTTTTTGCGGTGATCATGAAGCCGGTGTATGGCTACATTATGGACAAGATCGGCATGAGCAAATCCCTGCTCTATTTTGTCGTGCTGGTATCCGCACTGATGGCGCCGTTCTTTATCTTTGTTTATCAGCCGCTGCTTGAAAGCCATCTGATGACTGGCATTATCGTTGGCGCGCTGTATCTCAGCCTTGGCTGGTACGCCGGTGTCGCCGCGTCGGAATCCTACGCCGACCGCTTCAGCCGCCTGTATCACATGGAGTTCGGACAAGTACGCATGTGGGGATCGCTCGGCTGGGCGCTGGCTGCATCGTTCTCTGGCCTGCTGTTTAACCTTTCTCCGGCGTGGAACTTCGGCCTGAGCAGTGCCACGTCGCTCGTCATGCTCGGCGTGCTGCTGTCGCTCAAAATCGGCAATGAAGAGCTGAAAAACAATGACGTGATCGCACAACAGAAAATCGTGTTCAGCGATGTGATCCTGCTGCTGAAAAACCGCAAATTCTGGATGTTCTCGCTGTACGTTGCTGGTGTCGCATGGATGATGTTTGTGGCCGAACAGCAATTTTCACGCTATTTCGTCACCTTTTTTGAGACCAAAGAGCAAGGTAACGCGTGGTATGGCTATCTGAGCACCGTGCAGTCCGGTTTCGAATTCCTGATGATGATGGCGATCCCGTTCCTGGTGAACTATTTCGGCGCCAAGAAAGGTCTGCTGATGGTCGGCGCGGTGGTGGGTATTCGCCTGATTGCCTCCGGACTGACCAATGACCCGCTGCTCATCTCCATTATCAAACCCTTTTACGGGCTGGAGATTTCACTGCTGTTGATTTCAGTCTTCAAATATATCGCCGAACATTTCAGCAAGCGCGTCAACGCCACCATGTATCTGCTGGGCTATCAGGCAATGATTTACGTCGGTTCGATTGTGATCGCCCCGCCTGCCGGTTACCTGTACCAGCGCATCGGGTTTGAGCACACCTATCTGATTATGGGCGGCATCGCACTGTTCTTCACGCTGGTTTCAGCCTTTACGTTATCCGCCTGTCAAAGCCGCCGCAACGGTATACCTGCAGTCACTGAAAAACCAAAAGACCTTAACGAACTGACACCTGCCAAACACTGA
- a CDS encoding HAMP domain-containing protein, giving the protein MDTPLNLNTRTSFISNIRLITLISQILVGILFLFAVSIGTSSYFLKQSNAALSNATQELQIRLALSNSSNHLRTARLLLIQAAAAARVGDQDVFKKNLTDAASRLKQSQAAFDTYLNRPGKNATDLALDEPLKKSYVAYMTQGMEPMMASALQAHFEEVISQEAETVRELDLANNIPLLAAIAYRTETANKINDKAQRNATLGYALMGGAFLLALVLTFITYLVMRKVIINPLNRLVVRIQKIAEGDLTQPTQNNGRNEIGVLSSNVDHMQHSLASTVMTVREGAVSIYQGSTEIASGNTDLSSRTEQQAAALEETAASMEQLTATVKQNSENAHHASKLAAAASSKAQKGGEIVANVVSTMDNISRSSTKIAEITNVINSIAFQTNILALNAAVEAARAGEQGRGFAVVASEVRNLAQRSAQAAKEIESLIEESVDFVGEGSILVGDAGTTMSEIVTAVSHVTDIMGEIASASDEQSRGISQVSLAVSEMDGVTQQNASLVQEASAAAASLEEQAARLTQAVAVFKIDAAQRPSVQRAPAARALPGTTLQRSGKGSNAEQNWETF; this is encoded by the coding sequence ATGGATACTCCTTTAAATTTAAATACCAGAACCTCTTTTATCAGCAATATTCGCCTCATCACTCTGATCAGCCAGATTTTGGTGGGGATCCTGTTCCTGTTTGCCGTTTCCATCGGCACCTCCAGCTACTTTCTCAAACAAAGTAACGCGGCGTTATCCAATGCCACGCAGGAACTGCAAATCCGTCTGGCGCTGTCGAACAGTTCCAATCACCTGCGCACAGCACGTTTGCTATTGATTCAGGCGGCTGCGGCCGCGCGCGTTGGCGATCAAGATGTCTTCAAAAAAAATCTGACCGACGCCGCCAGTCGTCTGAAACAATCGCAGGCGGCATTTGATACTTACCTCAACCGTCCGGGCAAAAATGCTACCGATCTGGCGCTCGATGAACCGTTGAAAAAATCTTACGTCGCGTACATGACGCAGGGTATGGAGCCTATGATGGCTTCCGCTTTGCAGGCGCATTTTGAAGAAGTGATTTCTCAGGAAGCAGAAACTGTACGCGAGCTGGATCTGGCCAACAATATTCCGCTGCTGGCTGCGATTGCTTACCGCACCGAAACCGCCAATAAAATTAACGATAAAGCACAGCGTAACGCCACGCTGGGTTATGCCCTGATGGGCGGCGCCTTCCTTCTGGCACTGGTACTGACGTTCATCACCTATCTGGTGATGCGAAAAGTAATTATCAATCCGCTGAACCGTCTGGTAGTGCGTATCCAAAAGATTGCCGAAGGCGATCTGACACAACCCACGCAAAACAACGGGCGCAATGAAATCGGCGTGCTGAGCAGCAACGTTGATCACATGCAACACTCGCTGGCCAGCACCGTAATGACCGTGCGCGAAGGCGCGGTGTCTATCTATCAGGGTTCAACCGAAATTGCCTCCGGCAATACCGATCTCTCCTCGCGCACCGAGCAGCAGGCCGCCGCGCTGGAAGAAACCGCAGCCAGCATGGAGCAGCTCACCGCTACCGTGAAACAGAACTCCGAGAACGCTCATCACGCCAGTAAACTGGCCGCAGCAGCATCGAGTAAAGCGCAGAAAGGCGGAGAAATCGTCGCCAACGTGGTCAGCACCATGGATAATATTTCTCGCAGCTCGACCAAAATTGCTGAAATCACCAACGTGATCAACAGTATTGCCTTCCAGACCAACATTCTTGCGCTGAATGCTGCAGTAGAGGCGGCGCGCGCCGGTGAGCAAGGTCGTGGATTTGCGGTGGTCGCCAGTGAAGTGCGTAATCTGGCACAACGCAGCGCACAGGCCGCCAAAGAGATCGAATCATTGATCGAAGAATCGGTCGATTTTGTAGGCGAAGGCAGCATTCTGGTGGGCGATGCGGGCACCACAATGTCTGAAATTGTGACGGCGGTTAGCCACGTTACCGACATCATGGGCGAAATCGCCTCGGCATCCGATGAGCAAAGCCGTGGGATCAGTCAGGTTAGCCTGGCGGTTTCAGAAATGGATGGCGTCACACAGCAGAACGCCTCGCTGGTGCAGGAAGCCTCGGCCGCGGCGGCGTCTTTGGAAGAACAGGCTGCGCGCCTGACGCAGGCGGTAGCGGTATTTAAGATTGATGCTGCACAGCGTCCATCAGTGCAACGTGCCCCCGCTGCACGCGCCCTGCCTGGCACGACGTTGCAACGTTCGGGCAAAGGATCAAACGCAGAGCAGAACTGGGAAACGTTTTAA
- the rcsA gene encoding transcriptional regulator RcsA: MQTIILDPCRFTRIGLQQFLADDQDISYVSHFDQLHQSCSKLNPSVVFINEDCMQPHADSKSRLRALITEYSDTLFFIFMSSTRIHFEEYVFVRKNVIITSKSIKAETLNQLLNHRRLPQAQNPASSGVLDIRPVMLSRSESAMLRMWMSGDGTIEISDKLQIKTKTVSSYKGNIKRKIKSPNKHIIYHVVRLCDQLTDGIYVR; encoded by the coding sequence ATGCAAACGATAATCTTAGATCCCTGCCGTTTTACCCGCATTGGGTTGCAACAATTTCTGGCCGATGACCAGGATATCAGTTACGTCAGCCACTTCGACCAGTTACATCAAAGTTGCAGTAAGCTGAATCCGTCAGTGGTGTTTATTAATGAAGATTGCATGCAACCCCATGCGGACAGTAAATCTCGACTGCGAGCGCTGATTACTGAATATTCCGACACACTATTTTTTATTTTTATGTCCAGCACACGTATTCATTTTGAAGAATACGTTTTTGTTCGCAAGAACGTGATTATCACCTCGAAATCTATTAAGGCTGAAACCCTCAACCAATTGCTGAATCACCGGCGACTGCCGCAGGCGCAAAACCCTGCCAGCAGCGGCGTGCTGGATATCCGCCCCGTCATGCTCAGTCGTTCAGAATCAGCAATGCTGCGAATGTGGATGTCAGGTGATGGCACCATTGAAATTTCGGACAAGCTGCAAATAAAAACTAAAACGGTGTCTTCATATAAGGGAAATATAAAACGGAAAATTAAATCACCTAACAAACACATTATTTATCATGTCGTTCGTTTATGTGATCAACTCACCGACGGTATTTATGTCAGATAA
- a CDS encoding DUF2264 domain-containing protein, with translation MTQNKVNTDNPLRTRDDVQQLLNDMLSAVTPYTQKGESGIDLGNSTTHYGKEIAKMEALSRMLWGIFPLLAGGGECTDLPFYLDAIRNGTNPEHPQYWGKIRDFDQRCVEMAAFGVGLALLDKRLLQHFTPQEQKNLAGWLNQGRDAVIPNNNWNFFPIMVQMGFKKAGLPWDSDAVAARFDLMEAYYLGDGWYSDGPGRPRDYYISMAFHYYGLLYAQNMADVDASRCYRLRQRAKQFAQDFITLFSADGAAVPFGRSLTYRFAEAAFWSAAAYSQLEVFTPGIIKGLILRHLRHWLKQPIFDRDGVLSIGYHTPNLVMAEDYNAPGSPYWACKLFLILALPQDDAFWKAEEAPLPALPRTHCIAHANQILMRDGESQHVVMLTSGQMELNNFVNTEAKYTKFAYSSQFGFTLDRGRYGLNHAGCDSMLMLSEGDGYFRGRRDCVETRITESFIYSRWLPWQDVSVRTWLVPCGDWHLRIHHLENQRPLDTAEGGFAVIQDPTAKVDISADQQAITLTARNGISRIASADNTTMREAATVVTPPNSSIMFAETAVIPLLKSSYSAGSHWLISAVCASASQDMTSLAVPEITREGDRLHWQYQGQNGLVSLV, from the coding sequence ATGACGCAAAATAAAGTGAATACTGATAATCCGCTGCGTACTCGCGATGACGTGCAACAGCTGTTGAATGACATGCTCTCAGCGGTTACGCCTTATACCCAAAAAGGCGAAAGTGGCATCGATCTGGGTAATTCCACCACTCACTACGGCAAAGAGATTGCCAAAATGGAAGCGCTGTCGCGCATGTTGTGGGGTATTTTCCCGCTGCTGGCCGGCGGCGGTGAATGCACCGATCTGCCCTTTTATCTTGATGCTATCCGCAACGGTACTAACCCGGAACATCCACAGTACTGGGGAAAAATCCGCGATTTTGATCAGCGCTGTGTAGAAATGGCGGCATTTGGCGTCGGGCTGGCGCTGCTGGATAAGCGTCTGTTGCAGCACTTTACGCCGCAGGAACAGAAAAACCTGGCGGGCTGGCTGAATCAGGGGCGCGATGCGGTGATCCCCAACAACAACTGGAACTTCTTCCCGATCATGGTGCAGATGGGCTTTAAGAAGGCCGGTTTGCCGTGGGACAGCGACGCCGTTGCCGCCCGCTTTGACCTGATGGAAGCCTATTATCTGGGCGATGGCTGGTATTCCGACGGCCCCGGCAGGCCGCGCGACTATTATATCTCGATGGCATTCCACTATTACGGCTTGCTGTACGCACAAAATATGGCAGATGTGGATGCCTCACGTTGTTACAGGCTGCGCCAGCGCGCTAAGCAGTTTGCACAAGACTTTATCACCCTGTTCTCCGCCGACGGCGCGGCCGTGCCGTTTGGCCGCAGCCTGACCTATCGCTTTGCCGAAGCGGCTTTCTGGAGTGCGGCGGCATACAGCCAGCTGGAGGTATTTACACCTGGCATTATCAAAGGGTTGATCCTGCGCCATCTGCGCCACTGGCTGAAACAGCCAATATTCGATCGCGACGGCGTGCTGAGTATTGGCTATCACACGCCGAATCTGGTGATGGCTGAAGACTATAACGCTCCGGGCTCGCCTTACTGGGCGTGCAAACTGTTCCTGATCCTTGCACTGCCGCAGGACGATGCATTTTGGAAAGCAGAGGAAGCGCCACTGCCAGCACTTCCACGTACCCACTGCATTGCCCACGCGAATCAGATTCTGATGCGCGACGGTGAAAGCCAGCACGTGGTGATGCTTACCTCCGGGCAGATGGAGCTGAATAACTTCGTCAACACCGAGGCCAAATACACCAAATTCGCCTATTCCAGCCAGTTCGGTTTCACGCTAGATCGCGGCCGTTACGGGCTGAATCACGCCGGGTGCGATTCGATGCTGATGCTGTCCGAAGGTGACGGGTATTTTCGCGGACGTCGCGATTGTGTGGAAACGCGGATTACCGAATCATTCATTTATTCCCGCTGGCTGCCGTGGCAGGACGTCTCAGTGCGCACCTGGCTGGTTCCCTGCGGCGACTGGCACCTGCGCATTCATCATCTGGAAAACCAGCGTCCGCTCGATACCGCCGAGGGGGGCTTTGCGGTAATCCAGGATCCGACAGCCAAAGTAGACATTTCTGCGGATCAGCAGGCGATTACACTGACCGCACGCAACGGTATCAGCCGGATTGCCAGCGCAGATAACACAACAATGCGCGAGGCTGCCACGGTAGTGACGCCACCTAACAGCAGCATTATGTTCGCCGAAACCGCCGTCATTCCGCTGCTCAAAAGCTCTTATTCCGCCGGTTCACACTGGCTGATAAGCGCGGTGTGCGCGTCGGCCAGTCAGGATATGACTTCCCTTGCCGTACCGGAAATCACCCGCGAGGGCGATCGGTTGCACTGGCAATATCAGGGACAGAACGGGCTGGTTTCTCTGGTCTGA
- the dsrB gene encoding protein DsrB, with product MKVNDLVTVKTDGGPRREGKVLAVEEFYEGVMYLVALEDYPAGIWFFNEGDTKDGTFVVPRDSEA from the coding sequence ATGAAAGTTAATGATCTTGTCACAGTAAAAACAGACGGCGGGCCGCGTCGCGAAGGTAAAGTACTTGCTGTAGAAGAGTTTTATGAAGGCGTGATGTATCTGGTCGCGCTGGAAGATTATCCGGCAGGTATCTGGTTCTTCAATGAAGGCGATACCAAAGACGGTACCTTCGTTGTGCCACGGGACAGCGAAGCCTAA
- a CDS encoding AI-2E family transporter translates to MQIMRSNHIRWLSLLIVMGGLLLILPLHLLACFIAGFVVYELVNALTPHFQKIISGERARWVVVAFISTVVVSCLIIFVAGIADFLMEDMKNPVAFNAMVSRLLTDAQSRLSPVLLHYLPANIEELQRTFLQWLREHIVMIQTFGKNAAHVFVTMLIGMILGAIISLQRHTKGEHHAPLKKELLDRVNLLSAAFRNVVFAQFQISLINTVLSGVFLFGILPLFGIHLPLAKTLVALTFVCGLLPVVGNLISNTLIFIVGLSLSLWVGALVLGYLIIIHKVEYFLNARIVGSRIKAKSWEVLLAMVVFEAAFGIPGVVAAPIYYAYLKSELKDAGLI, encoded by the coding sequence ATGCAAATTATGAGATCGAATCACATTCGCTGGCTCAGTTTGTTGATTGTGATGGGCGGGTTGTTATTGATTCTTCCTCTTCATTTACTGGCGTGTTTTATCGCCGGTTTTGTGGTGTATGAGCTGGTGAATGCGCTGACGCCACATTTTCAGAAAATCATCAGCGGCGAACGAGCACGCTGGGTCGTCGTGGCGTTTATCAGCACCGTGGTAGTCAGTTGTCTGATCATTTTTGTCGCAGGTATTGCGGATTTCCTGATGGAAGACATGAAAAATCCGGTAGCGTTTAACGCCATGGTATCGCGGTTGCTGACCGATGCGCAGAGCCGGTTATCGCCGGTGCTTTTGCACTATTTACCCGCCAACATCGAGGAGTTGCAGCGCACCTTCCTGCAATGGCTGCGTGAGCACATTGTGATGATTCAGACGTTCGGCAAAAATGCAGCACACGTATTTGTCACTATGCTGATCGGTATGATTCTGGGGGCGATTATTTCGCTTCAGCGACATACTAAAGGCGAACACCATGCACCGCTGAAAAAAGAGTTACTGGATCGCGTGAACTTACTCAGTGCTGCATTCCGTAACGTGGTGTTCGCACAGTTCCAGATTTCGCTGATTAACACCGTTTTGTCGGGGGTGTTCCTGTTTGGCATTCTGCCGCTCTTTGGCATTCATCTGCCGCTGGCTAAAACCCTGGTCGCGCTGACCTTTGTCTGCGGTTTGCTGCCGGTGGTGGGTAACCTGATTTCCAATACGCTGATTTTCATCGTCGGGCTTTCGCTGTCGCTGTGGGTCGGTGCGCTGGTGCTGGGTTATTTGATCATCATTCACAAAGTGGAATACTTCCTCAACGCCCGCATCGTGGGCAGCCGCATCAAGGCAAAATCCTGGGAAGTATTGCTGGCGATGGTGGTGTTCGAAGCGGCGTTTGGCATACCGGGCGTTGTCGCGGCACCTATCTATTATGCTTACCTGAAAAGCGAACTAAAGGACGCCGGTTTGATCTGA
- the cspE gene encoding transcription antiterminator/RNA stability regulator CspE, protein MSMMKGQVKWFNESKGFGFITPADGSKDVFVHFSAIQDQGFKTLAEGQNVQFTIENGAKGPSAANVTAI, encoded by the coding sequence ATGTCAATGATGAAAGGTCAGGTTAAGTGGTTTAACGAGTCTAAAGGCTTTGGCTTCATCACTCCTGCTGACGGCAGCAAAGATGTGTTCGTACACTTCTCCGCTATCCAGGATCAAGGTTTCAAGACCCTGGCTGAAGGCCAGAACGTACAGTTCACTATCGAGAACGGTGCTAAAGGTCCGTCTGCGGCTAACGTTACCGCTATCTAA